The Prevotella sp. E9-3 genome has a window encoding:
- a CDS encoding DUF4954 family protein encodes MKNYRQLTQEEIHVLEQNECWAEDWNRVLVDEKFRPYNFHRVILYGDIRLGSFEKSIEVSNGFFKHSGINDTTLRNVTVGDDCLIEKVGNFINNYTIGDNCYISNISTIETTEGANYGAGSTISVLNEMGDGNITLFRELNSQLAAFMVKYNSDKELTRRLRQLIDDEVRVSTPERGVIGNNVKIVNTKEITNTVVKGDCEINGAARLSECTILSSEDASVYIGTGVICENSIICDGCSINNSVKMQDCFVGEACQITNGFTAEASLFFANSFMANGEACAAFCGPFSASHHKSSLLIGGQFSFYNAGSNTNFSNHAYKMGPLHYGTLERGTKTASGSYVLMPATIGAFSVCFGKLMHHPDTRCLPFSYLIAYGDTMYLVPGRNITTVGLYRDIKKWPKRDKRSKQSKKSIINFDWLSPFTVGEILEGIQILENLRAASGGDVTTYNFHEYVINASSLKKGLKYYDIALRIFMGAVLKRAQKEGFFGMPKSEVGKGDWVDLSGMLLPQSEEQRLIDDIKEGTIENISQVLDRFSEINENYSDYRWTWSYQLILDYYHLDSLDEAACERIREDYVRARRAWIAEIRKDADKEYAMGDVEREVYEDFLSKLDHEIDYEN; translated from the coding sequence ATGAAGAACTATAGACAATTAACCCAAGAAGAAATTCACGTTCTTGAACAGAATGAATGTTGGGCAGAAGACTGGAACCGAGTATTAGTGGATGAAAAATTCCGTCCTTATAACTTCCATCGTGTCATTCTTTATGGCGACATACGTTTAGGCTCTTTTGAAAAGAGCATTGAGGTGAGCAACGGTTTCTTCAAACATTCAGGTATTAATGATACCACATTGCGCAACGTAACAGTGGGCGATGACTGTCTGATTGAGAAAGTGGGCAACTTTATCAACAACTATACCATTGGCGATAATTGCTATATCTCAAATATTTCTACCATCGAGACCACCGAAGGGGCTAACTATGGTGCCGGTTCTACTATCTCTGTGCTGAACGAGATGGGCGACGGAAACATCACTCTTTTCCGTGAACTGAACTCGCAGTTGGCCGCCTTTATGGTGAAGTACAATAGCGACAAGGAACTCACACGCCGTCTGCGTCAGCTTATCGACGACGAAGTGCGTGTCTCTACTCCCGAGCGTGGTGTTATTGGCAATAATGTAAAGATTGTCAACACCAAGGAGATAACGAACACCGTGGTGAAGGGCGACTGTGAGATAAATGGAGCCGCCCGCCTCTCTGAGTGTACTATTCTGAGTAGCGAGGATGCCAGCGTATATATCGGCACCGGTGTCATCTGCGAAAATTCAATCATCTGTGACGGCTGCTCTATCAACAACTCTGTGAAGATGCAGGATTGCTTTGTTGGCGAGGCTTGCCAGATTACCAATGGCTTCACGGCCGAGGCGTCACTCTTCTTTGCCAATTCGTTTATGGCCAATGGTGAGGCTTGTGCCGCTTTCTGCGGACCATTCTCAGCCTCTCACCATAAGTCGAGCCTTTTGATTGGCGGACAGTTCTCGTTTTACAATGCAGGTTCGAACACCAACTTCTCTAACCATGCCTATAAGATGGGTCCCTTGCACTATGGTACCTTGGAGCGAGGCACGAAGACGGCTTCCGGTTCCTATGTTCTGATGCCTGCTACCATCGGTGCTTTCAGCGTGTGCTTTGGAAAACTGATGCACCATCCCGATACTCGTTGCCTGCCGTTCAGCTATCTCATTGCCTACGGCGATACGATGTATCTGGTACCTGGACGCAATATCACTACTGTCGGCCTGTATCGTGACATCAAGAAATGGCCAAAGCGCGACAAGCGCTCCAAGCAGTCCAAGAAGTCTATCATTAACTTCGACTGGTTGAGCCCCTTCACTGTAGGAGAGATTCTTGAAGGCATCCAGATTCTTGAAAACCTCAGAGCTGCATCGGGTGGTGATGTGACTACCTATAATTTCCATGAATATGTGATCAACGCCTCTTCTTTGAAGAAAGGCCTGAAGTATTACGATATAGCCCTGCGTATCTTTATGGGAGCCGTGTTGAAACGTGCCCAGAAGGAAGGCTTCTTCGGTATGCCTAAGTCTGAAGTGGGCAAGGGCGATTGGGTTGACCTCAGCGGTATGCTTCTGCCCCAAAGCGAGGAACAGCGTCTCATCGACGATATCAAGGAAGGTACTATTGAGAATATCTCTCAGGTGCTTGACCGCTTCTCTGAGATTAACGAAAACTACAGTGACTATCGTTGGACATGGAGCTATCAGCTGATTCTTGACTATTATCATCTGGACAGTCTTGACGAAGCCGCCTGCGAGCGTATCCGTGAGGACTATGTGCGTGCTCGTCGTGCCTGGATTGCCGAGATTCGTAAGGATGCTGATAAGGAATATGCCATGGGCGATGTGGAAAGAGAAGTCTATGAGGATTTCCTCTCCAAGCTTGACCATGAAATCGACTACGAGAACTAA
- a CDS encoding putative LPS assembly protein LptD, translated as MKRKSVILLLLFAFIFVMAGSYENSRYENSASRMRGTAQGTSLQDTFLRPLIPAQFLLSDTSILQPHLGFIDSLNIDSLASLATVWPDTIGMDSLELAIWKHNKAIEDSLQADSVNRQRKNGIDSPVTFSAEDSLIYEAGTGMAFLYGSSNVKYQNMDLQSEHISLNLDSSMVHATGARDTSELSGMKGLPVFKMGNDTYESDTMAFNFKTKKGLIQQVYTEQEDGFLTSELSKRDSEGNLYLRHGRYTTCDDPHPDFYLALSRAKVRPGKDVVFGPAYLVVCDVPVPFAIPYGFFPFTKSYSSGFIMPTYGDETERGFYLRDGGYYFALSDQMDLKLIGEIYTKGSWGLSGSSNYKKRYRYAGSFYGSYQNTITGEKNMPDYAKQTSFKIQWSHRQDAKANPYSNLSASVNFATSSYERNNLTSMYNPQAMTQSTRTSSVSYSTGFSSIGLSLSTTMNLTQNMRDSSIAVTFPDLNISISRFYPFKRKKMAGKERWYEKLSLSYTGHFSNSINTKEDKIMHSDLIKDWKNGMQHSIPISGNFVLLNYININPSFNFTDRTYTNKVYRSWDATEMKEVADTTYGFYNVYNWNLSLSASTKLYGFYIPSRKIFGDKIDAIRHVFSPQISFSYAPDFSASRYGYYDSYQRTDANGNVTLVEYSPYQGQLYGVPGKGKTGSIAFDIGNNVEMKLKSDDDSTGFKKISLIDELGASMSYNMAADVRPWSDLSMRLRLKLTKSYTFNMNAVFASYVYEADSVGATPRVSEHTTYWEQGKWGRFQGMSQNLSYTISSDKVQKLISWLKGERPKKKDEDQKDYDEEDDMDTETNIDKDLDAGRHGARKENAGKAETDEDGYMKFSLPWSLSFGYGVTMREDVDKSKFNYRTMRYPYKFTQNLNMSGNIRLSDGWNISFSSGYDFENKKISMTTASLGRDLHCFNMSCSVVLSPYTSYNFSFRCNASTLADALKYDKRSSYSNSVQWY; from the coding sequence GTGAAACGAAAGTCGGTCATTCTTTTACTGCTCTTTGCTTTCATATTTGTGATGGCAGGGAGCTATGAGAATTCAAGATACGAGAATTCGGCGAGCAGAATGCGAGGCACAGCTCAAGGGACGAGTCTGCAAGATACGTTCCTTCGTCCTCTTATTCCTGCTCAATTTCTGTTATCCGACACTTCCATTCTTCAGCCTCACCTTGGTTTTATTGACAGTCTGAACATTGACTCGCTTGCCTCTCTGGCCACCGTTTGGCCCGATACCATTGGTATGGATTCGCTTGAACTGGCTATTTGGAAACACAATAAAGCCATTGAAGACTCGTTGCAGGCTGATAGTGTGAACCGACAGCGAAAGAATGGTATCGACTCGCCCGTAACTTTTTCTGCTGAAGACTCATTGATTTATGAAGCTGGTACCGGAATGGCTTTCCTTTACGGATCATCGAATGTGAAGTATCAGAACATGGACCTTCAGAGTGAGCATATTTCATTGAACCTTGACTCTTCGATGGTGCATGCCACTGGTGCTCGCGATACATCAGAGCTAAGTGGAATGAAAGGCCTTCCCGTCTTTAAAATGGGCAATGATACCTATGAGAGTGATACGATGGCCTTCAATTTCAAAACAAAGAAAGGACTTATTCAGCAGGTATATACTGAGCAGGAAGACGGATTCCTGACTAGTGAACTTTCTAAACGCGACAGCGAGGGCAATCTGTATCTTCGTCATGGTCGTTACACCACTTGTGATGACCCTCATCCCGATTTCTACCTTGCTCTTTCCCGTGCAAAGGTGCGCCCAGGAAAGGATGTAGTGTTTGGACCGGCTTATCTGGTAGTTTGTGATGTTCCGGTTCCGTTTGCTATTCCTTATGGTTTCTTTCCCTTTACAAAGAGCTATTCCAGTGGTTTCATCATGCCAACCTATGGAGACGAGACCGAACGTGGCTTCTATTTGCGCGATGGCGGCTATTATTTCGCTTTGAGCGATCAGATGGATTTGAAACTTATTGGCGAAATCTATACGAAAGGTTCATGGGGCCTTTCAGGCTCTTCCAACTATAAGAAACGCTATCGCTATGCAGGTTCGTTCTATGGTAGTTACCAGAATACCATCACGGGCGAGAAGAATATGCCAGACTATGCCAAGCAGACTAGTTTCAAGATTCAATGGAGTCACCGACAGGATGCGAAGGCCAATCCTTATTCAAACCTCTCGGCATCGGTGAACTTCGCAACCAGCAGTTACGAGCGCAACAACCTTACTTCAATGTATAATCCACAGGCGATGACCCAATCCACACGTACATCGTCTGTGAGCTATAGTACCGGCTTCTCAAGCATAGGTTTGTCGCTTTCTACTACGATGAACCTTACGCAGAACATGCGTGACTCCTCGATAGCAGTAACATTCCCCGATCTGAACATCAGCATCTCGCGCTTCTATCCTTTCAAGCGCAAGAAAATGGCAGGTAAGGAACGCTGGTATGAGAAGCTGTCGTTGAGCTATACCGGTCATTTCAGTAATTCTATCAATACGAAGGAAGATAAGATTATGCATTCTGACTTGATAAAGGACTGGAAAAACGGAATGCAGCACAGCATCCCCATTAGTGGAAATTTTGTTCTGTTGAACTACATCAATATCAATCCTTCGTTCAACTTCACAGATCGAACCTATACCAACAAGGTTTATCGTAGTTGGGATGCCACTGAGATGAAGGAAGTGGCTGATACTACCTATGGCTTCTATAATGTGTACAACTGGAACCTCTCGCTGTCAGCCTCTACAAAGTTGTATGGCTTCTATATCCCTTCGCGCAAAATTTTTGGCGATAAGATTGATGCCATCCGTCACGTGTTCTCTCCACAGATCAGTTTCAGTTATGCCCCCGACTTCAGTGCTTCACGCTACGGCTATTACGATAGCTATCAGCGTACAGATGCCAATGGCAATGTGACACTAGTTGAATACTCTCCCTATCAGGGTCAGCTATATGGAGTGCCTGGTAAGGGAAAAACCGGTAGTATTGCCTTTGATATCGGCAATAACGTGGAGATGAAGCTAAAGAGTGACGACGACTCTACCGGATTCAAGAAAATCAGTCTGATTGACGAATTAGGCGCTTCAATGTCGTATAATATGGCCGCTGATGTACGTCCGTGGAGTGATTTGAGCATGCGTTTGCGATTGAAACTCACAAAGAGCTATACCTTCAACATGAACGCCGTATTCGCCAGTTATGTTTACGAGGCCGATTCAGTGGGAGCAACTCCACGTGTGAGTGAGCATACCACCTATTGGGAGCAAGGAAAGTGGGGACGCTTCCAGGGAATGTCTCAAAACCTGTCCTATACCATCAGCAGTGATAAGGTCCAGAAACTGATCAGTTGGCTCAAAGGTGAGCGCCCCAAGAAAAAAGACGAAGACCAGAAGGACTATGACGAGGAGGACGATATGGACACCGAGACCAATATTGACAAGGACCTCGATGCGGGTCGTCATGGCGCTAGGAAGGAGAATGCCGGCAAGGCAGAAACTGATGAGGATGGTTATATGAAGTTCTCACTACCCTGGTCGCTGAGTTTCGGATATGGTGTTACGATGCGCGAGGATGTCGATAAGTCGAAGTTCAACTATCGCACCATGCGCTATCCCTACAAGTTCACTCAAAACTTGAATATGAGTGGTAATATCCGACTCAGTGATGGTTGGAATATATCCTTCTCGTCAGGTTATGACTTTGAAAATAAAAAAATATCAATGACCACCGCTTCATTGGGCCGCGACCTGCATTGCTTCAATATGTCGTGCTCAGTGGTGTTGTCACCTTATACCAGTTATAACTTCTCGTTCCGTTGCAATGCCTCCACTTTGGCCGATGCCTTGAAGTACGACAAGCGTAGCAGCTATTCAAACTCTGTACAGTGGTACTAA
- a CDS encoding pitrilysin family protein, with the protein MKNFLILICALLTFASCSKKYEEVKGDMSQTRIYTLKNGLKVYLSVNKEEPRIQTFIAVRTGSKNDPAETTGLAHYLEHLMFKGTAKFGVTDPEAEAPLLDDIEARYEKYRKLTDPEARRQAYHEIDSVSQLAAQYFIPNEYDKLMSAIGAEGTNAYTSEDVTCYTEDIPSNEIENWAKIQSDRFQNMVIRGFHTELEAVYEEYNIHLTSDIDKLFTAMSAKLYPNHPYGTQTTIGTQEHLKNPSITNIKEYFKKWYVPNNVAICMAGDFDPDETIAIIEKYFGEWQPSTDADGKVAPVEQPSFPELAPITAPIDTTVIGLEAETIWLGWRFDEAKSLQSDTLQVIESMLSNGTAGLIDLDINQQMKMLEAWGGAMASMDYSMFLLAGTPREGQTLDEVRALLLAEIEKLKKGEFSDDLLPSVINNLKLQYYNALENNRSRANMFVQSFVNGTPWEQEVKLLDRLEGMTKEQIVAFANRHFQNNYVAVYKRQGVDPTQKKIDKPQITPIPTNRDLVSDFVTEIQNSEVKPIEPKFVDFQKDLTFGNLNPLPEIQIPYIYVQNNENGRFQLSFHYDFGEESDVRYNYAAEYIDYLGTDSLTAEQLKQQFYKLACNYHISVGSRSIDVVLNGLGENMPQAVALLEHLLQNAKVDEDAYRQYIAIREKGRVDAKSDQRTNFQYLVQYGLYGPYNSYRNSYTAQQLAQENPQELLDLLKNLSQYEHTVLYYGPMNQLDLTAALDSHMATLKSTLKPVPEGKHYTMQATPENEILIAPFDAKNIYMRMYHNEQLPWNADEAPVKALFNEYYGGGMNTIVFQELREARGLAYNAYAAYVEPSYKGDPEYYFTHIITQNDKMMDCVRQFHVILDSIPESENAFKIAKDALTKRLASQRTTKFGLINAWLYAKLRGIDYDINERIYNALPSITLNDVVRFEQERMARKPYRYIILGDEKELDMAALQQYGPVKRVTTQEVFGY; encoded by the coding sequence ATGAAAAATTTTCTGATTCTGATTTGTGCACTGCTGACTTTTGCCAGTTGTAGCAAGAAGTATGAAGAAGTGAAGGGTGATATGTCGCAAACACGTATCTACACCCTGAAGAACGGCCTGAAGGTCTATCTCTCTGTGAACAAAGAAGAACCCCGTATTCAGACTTTCATCGCTGTGCGTACCGGTTCGAAGAACGATCCTGCCGAGACCACTGGTCTGGCCCACTATCTGGAGCACCTGATGTTCAAGGGCACCGCTAAGTTCGGTGTTACCGATCCCGAAGCCGAGGCTCCACTACTTGACGATATCGAGGCTCGTTACGAGAAGTATCGCAAGTTGACCGACCCCGAAGCACGCCGTCAGGCCTATCACGAGATTGATTCCGTGAGCCAGTTGGCTGCCCAGTACTTCATTCCCAACGAGTACGACAAGCTCATGTCGGCCATCGGCGCTGAAGGCACCAATGCCTATACCAGTGAGGATGTGACCTGCTATACGGAGGATATTCCCTCAAACGAAATTGAGAATTGGGCCAAGATTCAGAGCGACCGTTTCCAGAATATGGTGATTCGTGGTTTCCACACCGAGCTCGAAGCTGTGTATGAGGAGTATAATATTCACCTGACCAGCGATATTGACAAGCTCTTCACTGCTATGTCGGCCAAGTTGTATCCCAACCATCCTTATGGCACACAGACCACCATCGGTACACAGGAGCACCTGAAGAATCCTTCCATCACCAATATCAAGGAATATTTCAAGAAGTGGTATGTGCCCAACAATGTGGCTATCTGCATGGCCGGCGATTTCGATCCCGACGAGACGATTGCCATCATCGAGAAGTATTTCGGTGAGTGGCAACCCAGCACCGACGCCGATGGCAAGGTGGCTCCTGTTGAGCAGCCTTCGTTCCCCGAACTGGCTCCCATCACAGCCCCCATCGATACCACTGTGATTGGTCTTGAGGCCGAGACCATCTGGCTTGGCTGGCGTTTCGATGAGGCCAAGTCATTGCAGAGCGACACCCTGCAGGTTATTGAGTCGATGCTGAGCAATGGTACTGCCGGCCTGATCGACCTGGACATCAACCAGCAGATGAAGATGCTTGAAGCATGGGGTGGGGCAATGGCTTCAATGGACTACTCTATGTTCTTGCTGGCCGGTACACCCCGTGAGGGACAGACCCTAGACGAGGTGCGCGCACTGCTGCTTGCTGAGATAGAGAAACTGAAGAAGGGTGAGTTCAGTGACGACCTCCTTCCTTCAGTGATCAACAACCTGAAACTGCAGTATTATAATGCCCTTGAGAACAACCGCTCTCGTGCCAACATGTTTGTACAGTCATTTGTCAATGGCACCCCCTGGGAACAGGAAGTGAAGTTGCTCGATCGTCTGGAAGGAATGACCAAAGAGCAGATTGTTGCTTTTGCCAACCGTCATTTCCAGAACAATTACGTGGCTGTTTATAAGCGTCAGGGCGTTGATCCTACCCAGAAGAAAATTGATAAGCCTCAGATCACTCCTATACCTACCAATCGTGACCTTGTGTCTGATTTCGTGACAGAGATTCAGAATTCTGAGGTGAAGCCCATTGAGCCGAAGTTCGTTGATTTCCAGAAAGACCTTACCTTTGGCAATCTGAACCCACTGCCCGAGATTCAGATTCCTTACATCTACGTGCAGAACAATGAGAATGGCCGTTTCCAGTTGTCTTTCCACTACGACTTTGGCGAAGAGAGCGATGTGCGCTACAACTACGCCGCCGAGTATATTGACTATCTTGGCACCGACTCGTTGACTGCCGAGCAGTTGAAACAGCAGTTCTATAAGTTGGCTTGCAACTACCATATCAGTGTGGGCAGCCGCAGTATCGATGTGGTGCTCAATGGCCTGGGTGAAAACATGCCGCAGGCTGTGGCCCTGTTGGAACATCTGCTGCAGAATGCCAAGGTTGATGAAGATGCTTACCGTCAGTATATCGCCATTCGCGAGAAGGGCCGTGTTGATGCCAAGTCCGACCAGCGCACCAATTTCCAGTATCTTGTTCAGTATGGCCTCTATGGTCCTTACAACTCTTATCGTAACTCCTATACCGCTCAGCAGTTGGCACAGGAGAATCCTCAGGAGTTGCTCGATTTGCTGAAGAACCTCTCACAGTATGAGCACACCGTTTTGTACTATGGTCCGATGAATCAGCTGGACCTCACCGCTGCGCTGGACTCTCACATGGCTACTCTCAAGAGCACACTGAAGCCCGTACCCGAAGGCAAGCACTACACCATGCAGGCTACTCCCGAGAACGAGATTCTTATTGCCCCCTTCGATGCCAAGAACATCTATATGCGCATGTACCACAACGAACAACTGCCATGGAATGCCGATGAGGCTCCTGTGAAAGCATTGTTCAATGAGTATTATGGCGGTGGCATGAACACCATCGTGTTCCAGGAACTCCGTGAGGCACGCGGCTTGGCCTACAATGCCTACGCTGCCTATGTAGAGCCTTCCTACAAGGGCGATCCTGAGTACTATTTCACTCATATCATCACCCAGAACGACAAGATGATGGACTGCGTTCGCCAGTTCCATGTTATCCTCGATAGCATTCCTGAGAGTGAGAACGCCTTCAAGATAGCCAAGGATGCGCTGACCAAGCGTCTTGCTTCACAGCGTACCACCAAGTTCGGGCTCATCAATGCCTGGCTTTATGCCAAGTTGCGCGGTATCGACTACGATATCAACGAGCGCATCTACAACGCCCTGCCCAGTATCACACTGAACGATGTGGTGCGTTTCGAACAGGAACGTATGGCTCGCAAGCCCTATCGCTACATCATTCTTGGCGATGAAAAGGAACTCGACATGGCTGCCCTCCAGCAGTACGGCCCCGTGAAACGAGTCACTACCCAAGAGGTGTTCGGCTATTAA
- the hflX gene encoding GTPase HflX, with translation MKEFVISEAKTETAVLVALITKEQDEAKTNEYLDELEFLADTAGARTLKRFTQKVAGPSQVTYVGTGKLQEIKQYIKDCDDAYDAWLDEQDAFLTDEEHTDAPDRVGMVIFDDELSAKQMRNIEKELGVKILDRTSLILDIFAMRAQTAEAKAQVELAQHRYMLPRLQRLWTHLERQGGGSGSGGGKGSVGLRGPGETQLEMDRRIILQRITLLKQRLAEIDKQKTTQRKNRGRLIRVALVGYTNVGKSTLMNLLTKSEVFAENKLFATLDTTVRKMTIDNLPFLLADTVGFIRKLPSDLVESFKSTLDEVREADLLVHVVDISHPDFEEQIRVVEQTLSELGCAETPSLLLFNKVDAYTWTPQEEDDLTEPTRENISLDDLKKTWMAKMHEDCLFISARERDNIDTLRALLYKKVRELHVQKYPYNDFLYSMEE, from the coding sequence ATGAAAGAATTTGTTATCTCAGAAGCTAAGACCGAGACTGCTGTACTTGTAGCACTGATTACAAAAGAGCAGGATGAGGCTAAGACAAACGAATATCTCGACGAACTGGAGTTTTTGGCCGATACTGCAGGCGCACGTACGCTGAAGCGGTTTACCCAGAAAGTTGCAGGTCCCAGTCAGGTGACCTATGTGGGTACAGGAAAACTTCAGGAAATCAAACAGTATATAAAAGATTGCGACGATGCCTATGATGCATGGTTGGACGAGCAGGATGCATTCCTCACTGACGAAGAGCATACCGATGCCCCCGACCGTGTGGGTATGGTTATTTTCGATGATGAGCTGTCGGCCAAGCAAATGCGTAACATCGAGAAAGAACTCGGTGTGAAGATTCTTGACCGTACCTCTCTCATTCTCGATATCTTTGCTATGCGTGCCCAAACAGCAGAAGCTAAGGCACAGGTGGAACTGGCCCAGCATCGTTATATGTTGCCTCGACTTCAGCGTCTGTGGACTCACCTTGAACGTCAGGGTGGCGGCTCCGGTTCTGGTGGCGGAAAGGGTAGTGTGGGCTTGCGTGGTCCTGGTGAAACCCAGTTGGAGATGGACCGCCGTATCATCCTTCAGCGTATTACCCTGTTGAAACAGCGATTGGCTGAAATAGACAAGCAGAAAACCACCCAGCGAAAGAATCGTGGCCGTCTGATTCGTGTGGCCCTCGTCGGTTATACCAACGTGGGCAAGTCAACCCTGATGAACCTGCTTACCAAGAGCGAGGTGTTTGCCGAGAACAAACTCTTTGCCACCCTTGATACCACGGTACGCAAGATGACCATCGATAATCTGCCGTTCCTCTTGGCCGATACTGTCGGTTTCATCCGTAAACTGCCCTCTGATTTGGTCGAGTCGTTCAAGTCAACCCTTGATGAGGTTCGTGAGGCCGACTTGTTAGTGCATGTAGTTGATATCTCTCATCCTGATTTTGAGGAACAGATCCGGGTTGTTGAACAGACACTGTCTGAACTGGGATGCGCTGAGACTCCAAGTCTGCTGTTGTTCAATAAAGTAGATGCCTATACGTGGACTCCTCAGGAGGAAGATGACCTCACCGAGCCTACACGCGAGAATATCTCGCTGGACGATCTGAAGAAAACCTGGATGGCCAAGATGCACGAAGACTGCCTGTTTATCTCAGCTCGTGAAAGAGACAATATTGATACGCTTCGCGCGTTATTATATAAGAAGGTACGCGAACTTCATGTTCAGAAGTACCCGTACAACGATTTCTTGTATTCAATGGAAGAATGA
- a CDS encoding HD domain-containing protein, with product MDYLSLICKYYPEDDELRRVLLKHSRQVADRCLAICKKHPELPVETQFVEEAAMLHDIGIRWCNAPSIHCFGEEPYLRHGQIGAELLRKEGFERHARVCERHTGTGLPGFEPETLEEQLVCYADKFYSKSDVDHVRSVLEVAQSLEKFGHDGVVKFLHWAEQFEG from the coding sequence ATGGACTACTTGTCGCTTATCTGCAAATATTATCCGGAGGATGATGAACTCCGTCGTGTTCTTCTGAAACATTCCCGTCAGGTGGCCGACCGCTGTCTGGCTATCTGTAAAAAACACCCTGAACTTCCTGTTGAGACGCAGTTCGTTGAAGAGGCTGCCATGCTTCACGATATCGGCATACGTTGGTGCAACGCTCCAAGTATCCACTGTTTTGGGGAAGAACCCTACTTGCGCCATGGGCAGATTGGGGCTGAATTGCTAAGAAAAGAAGGCTTTGAGCGTCATGCAAGGGTTTGTGAGCGCCACACAGGAACAGGATTGCCAGGCTTTGAACCCGAAACACTTGAAGAACAACTTGTTTGCTATGCTGATAAGTTCTATTCGAAATCGGATGTTGACCACGTCAGAAGTGTGCTTGAAGTAGCGCAGAGTTTAGAGAAATTCGGACATGATGGCGTAGTAAAATTCCTGCATTGGGCAGAACAATTTGAGGGGTAG